The following DNA comes from Dermacentor andersoni chromosome 2, qqDerAnde1_hic_scaffold, whole genome shotgun sequence.
gaaagaaagaaagaaagaaagaaagaagagtgcTAAGGGAGAAGAGAGGGAGAGGGTGGAAAAAGGACGCCGAAGAGAGCGCCGTGTGCGACGCAAACGTCATCGCGTGTAAACGGTCCTTGCGCCACACAGCTGCCCCTGTAAAAACGCTGCGCCactcgtcgcccccccccccccccccccatcccttttattttctcccttttgTAATGCGCGAGCCATGTTCCGCTCGCTGAAGGACGGCCACAGATGTTGTGACCCCGTATCCAGCGGCGTTTTAACTCCGGTACATGGAAGGCTATACGTCAGCGAGGTTTTCTACGGCCTCGTGCGCAGCTtcgaaacagaaaagaaaggacCCTGTGCGCAGGGCGACGGGCCTGTAGTTTTAACGACCGATATTGTCTTTTCTAGAGTTATGCTACCGACAGGACAACGGGGGCCCCAGGACGTCACGTCATGACGATGCGGGGATGCTGCTATCCGTTTCGGCGTCAGCTCCTCTGAGAATTTGCCGAGAACGGCGATGCAATAAGTACACCTCTGTTAAATACGTAAATTCACCCTTTCGTACACCATACTTGGCAGAAGCCTGTTTTTCTTACGAGCACACACCTTGCCCGTAAGCAAACTTAGAAACGTGGCATCATACAGATGCAACAGCACTGTCGTGAACTTCGGCATGCAAAGAGACGTCGATGATCTAGCTAAGGTGCCAGCATTTTCACCTGCAGTGctttttttctggtggaggtcacgAAATTATTTTTTCCTCGTGCCCGAACTCAGATCAGGACGTAATATCTCGTCAAGTCGGTTCCTATTACCGACTGACACCTTACGAACGTGGAAAACCCCCTTTTCGTTTAAATACGATGCATGGATAGATGTAAAAAGCGGAATCTTTTTTGTATTGAGAAAGCAATCGTCTTCGCATGTTGCTTGACATAAAGATCGCGTTTTCTTTCCCAAACACAGAAACGAAGGTGTCAAACTGCATGGTATACATACAGGTTGTCATGTTGATGCTACATTCTAAAATATTAGCGTAAATTTTCGCGAAAGCTGACGGCAAGAATATGCTTAAACCCAGTTACGCATGTATTCAACTTTATGTCCGGGTAAACAGTAATCACGTGGAAGGCAATATCGACAAGGATTGAGGGTATAAAGTGCATCATAAtttacagtcaaccacaaaagtttacggaccacgggatctcaggaAACGTTCAATTtctgagcagcctgtaacagtagtcagtaaaaccgaacatcacatTGTTGTTCACATGCAcaggtagaggctgtaaatgcgaatactaggctgcgttgtgagacTGCGCGGATATTCATCTTTTGCTCAGATTTCatgttccgtaaaattttgtggttgacttTACAAGGGGTCGCACAATACAAACATAATATTAaacatatatataaaatataGATACAACAAATATGGTTCAGATATACGGATGTCAAAAAAGTATAACCCCTGATGCGTAAACAATGCGGCAGGGTTCGAATCTGGGCGTGCCTGCATGTAGCAAGCAACGCTTTTACTTCTATTAGCGCAGTTGTAAAGCGCGAGCACCGAAACTGCAGGTGACCGTCGCCCAAAGTAAGTGGCGGAGTTGATAGCACAATCGCCGCAAACGGCACCCCCCTGGGCTGTGTCAAAAGTGGATATTTGTACCCACAGAACAATGTTTCATCGGCCAATTTTAGGCATTTGCTGAAGGACGGATTGCCCTTCGTGTTTATACGCATCTGTGTTCGCCCTTTTCGCGGTAAATACGTCAACATGTCGTTTAACTTAGGGGCAACACTTCGATAATTATCATTGACAAACTGTGAAGACTGAAcgcgcatacttttttttttctttttcaaccatTCGTTTGGAACTGCACGTCAGCGCACCATTGTTGCAGGCACGTGGGTTGTCTACGAAGCCTTGGCAGGAGTGTACGTGGATACATAATTACTTACCGCGCATTTCAGTGGCGCTGCCGCCGCAATGATGAATGAGTCCCAGTGAAAATGAATGCAGGGTTTTGTGCGTTTTGATACTGCGTTCCCTCAGAACGCCGCGTAGGTGCGTCGTGCTCGTGGGTGCTTGCGCGCGCGCccgcactgtatatatatatacatacgtggcctccgcgatcagcGCGCCTGCGCGCTGCCGGAGCCGATCGCGGGGGCCACATTATACGTGTATACGCAGTCTGTATAACGAGCGGTGTTCTCTCGTCGCAGGGCGATGCGGTGGCAGCTCATCATGGAGCCGGCGCGCGTGTGCAAGAAGAAGCGGCTGCTGCGCGGCCGGAAGGCGCGCATCTGTCGGAAGGAGCCCAAGGTGGTGCGCGAGATCGCGCGCGGCGTCGACCTGGGCATTCGCGAGTGCCAGAACCAGTTCCGCTTCCACCGATGGAATTGTTCCACGCTTCGCTCCTCCATGAAGAAGGTGCTCATGAAAGGTGCGTCCCTACGTTGCACGCGCCCCGTCTGTCGCATGGTCGAGACGATTACGTAACAAACCTGGACAAAGCGAAGTGTTTTCTATATAACGAAAATGCGCGAGTCTTACTGAACGATACTCAGGTAAGTAACTGCCCCAGAACGAACTGGTCATCTGATATATCCAAATCGGCATGTTAGTCCAGCTTGGGACTGTTACAGGAGAGGGTTTATACACAGAAAATGCAAATTGCAATcaataataaaataagaaagcAATCACGTGTAAAAATGCGAGAAATCAAAGCATTCATAAGCGGACACATCGAGCGCGGAACATGAGAGACCAAAGACAGCCGCCAGCTTTGGTCACCAAGCAAGCGTTCATACACATCACAGAACATTAATTTATATGCTCATACAAGATTCTCGAATGCATCACAAAAGTTCAAGCTCCGTATCGGCGAACTTGAGTATGTCAAATTACCTGATAGGCCGAACAATTTTCTGGGCAGTTTGTTACAACCGGGATCGATTGTATGTCTCATCAGACGTGCAGGCGTTGGGCGCGAACTTGGCTGTGGTGTGAATCCCGAGCCATTGCGAACACGGCCACGTGCGCTATTATGCGCAGCAGATAGGACCGAGCCTTTATTTTGTGCAGAGGCATGCATGAAACCCGTCAGGTTTCCAACCGTTCATCGTCTGGGCGGCAGTTTTGTAAAGGAAATATTAAATCTTGTAAaggaaattgattgattgattgattgattgattgattgattgattgattgattgattgattgattgattgattgattgattgattgattgattgattgattgattgatacagCAGATGGCGAGCATTACTTGACAGACGGACCTCGTTACCACCGTCACGAGGCTTCTTGATAAGAGCACTGAGGCTGCACACAAGAGCGATGCATGCGCGCACCTTCATCTCGGTCCGACCACTCACCATGCACTCGCATTTGCGCAGACACTCGCGAGGCAGCCTTTGTGGACGCCATCGTGGCAGCGGGAGTGGTGTACGCGCTGACGGAGGCGTGCGCCCAGGGCCGCCTGCTCGACTGCCAGTGCAGGCGGCGGCACAACGCCGCCAACCACCTGCAGGGGCGCACGGGCTGCGACCACTACGTCGACTTCGGATACCACAAGTCGCGCGACTTCATGAACCGCAAGCGAGTCGGTGACCTGCGCGCCACCATCCTGTCGCACAACTATGAAGCCGGACGACAGGTGGGTACTCATGCTTTGGGGCGCCGACCGGGCAACCTCGAACTATTCTCAAAGCACTATACTTATTAGCGTATATCACCATGCGTGGTACCAGAAGCGTATGCAGTGGTGATGGCATCTTAACATATTGTAACGTATAGTGCTTCAATCGTAACTCCTTTACAAATGCTGCGTTTCTCGGCTCAGGAACAGAAGAAAGGCCGTAAACACATTCATGAAGATAATCTCTATGCTGACACGACTACGCAAGCAGATAAGGGGAACGTATAGTATAGTCGGTTATCGCAACAAGGTTTATGGGCGCTATAAATGTGCAAATTTAGAATCTCGCCGCCGCTTCAAACAGCTCACAGAGGGCAAGTGCGTCCCACGCAAAGCGTAACACACGCCAGTTGCAATTCTGTCAATGCTCCGTGGCGTAGCTTTCCTCTTTTATGTTGGATGCAGTTTCAGGCTAGCTAACGTATTGCCGAAACACTATAGGCATAATGTAACAATTCTATCATAATGTCATTCCTTCTCGCGCTCCACCATGCAGTGGTCCGAGAGGCTCTCTGTCTGCATTTTATCAGCAGGATAGGCCGATCGTAAACGGTGAAGGGAAAGGAAGAGGATCGAACTAAAGAAAGCAGAATGCGATGTTGGGCTATAGTCGGTTAAGGCTTGAAATGTGGTTCTGGTGCAAGAAAAACTAAGCGGAAAGAAGGACGGACAGAAAGAGCGCCAACTTGCGACTGAATTTATTACAGAAGCACTCATATCTTATACAAGCAGGAATGACATGCGCAACACCATGAAGTGTACTGCACGTGTAGTAAACAACGTTACAAACCGACAAGACATGCAATCAAGGCCAAAGTATCAGCATAGAGAGTCTAAAAATTGGTATTCGCTATTGTGCAATGAGACTAGTGGGGACACTGCATGACAGCATCACCCTTTTTCTTCATGTAATAGGATTCCAGCAACTCACGTAAAAATTGGTATTCGCTATTGTGCAATGAGACTAGTGGGGACACTGCATGACAGCATCACCCTTTTTCTTCGTGTAATAGGATTCTAGCAATTCACGTGCCAGCGAATCCCAGCTCCTAGTATAAAGGAGACGCGTGCACCCAAAATGCGGCACACAGCCACACGAAGCACAATCCACCTtcatttcccttaatttatcatttctttaattcagttagtaagtacaactataatttcccctatgttgtcctcggtgtcattgtctgttgccttcttatgatacgattaataaagatcgggcccctgagttagccccctttcttctcgtttaaataTGCACACTGGCCCACGTGTACAAACAGCGTCGGGTCACATTTCTTCTTCCCGCGCAGGCCGTGCGGCTGCACCTGGAGCGCGTGTGCCGCTGTCACGGCATGTCCGGCACGTGCTCCCTGAAGACGTGCTGGCGCAAGCTGCCCACCTTCAGCAAAGTGGGACTGCGGCTCAAGCAGCGCTTCCAAGGCGCGGTGCGCGTCACGGCCGGCAACTCGGGCAAGGGCTTCGTGCCGGAGTCGGTGCGACCGCCGGGCCGCGAGGACATCGTCTTCTCCGAGGAGTCGCCCGACTACTGCGACCCGGACCGACGCACCGGATCGCTGGGCACGCGAGGGCGGCTCTGCAAGCTGGGCTCGCAGGGTCCCGACGACTGCCGCACCCTGTGCTGCGGCCGCAAGGTGCGCAACCGGCAGACGGTGGTGAGCGTCGCGTGCAACTGCACCTTCCAGTACTGCTGCAACGTGACGTGCCAGACGTGCCTCGAGACTGTGCACGAGACCACGTGTCTATAGGGTCCTTCGGTGCCGGCTGTTTGTGGACCAAAGACTGCTACTCTGGAAAAGCGCGCCGCTGTGTTGTGCCGCCGCCGCACCCTATAGCTTTACTTCTTCGAACGCTGCGAGCCGTTAGTGTTTGGCTTAGTGAGAGAGACGAATGGTGAGACTGCGAGCCTTCTTGGACTGCCCGGAGAAACGTCGCCGTTTGTTTTGAAGCGTCGTACACGCGAATGACGGAAAACTGCTTTCTTCTTCATTCGACCGCTAGTAACTTAGAACGTGACTTTTCTTCTGTTAGTTGCTCTCTTGTGCCTCCGTTCGCGCATTCAAAAACGCCGGTAACGAAGATTCGAAGCACCGTGTGGAAGCGTTTCTAACCATGGTTTGAAACAGCGCTTAGAGAGAGGGTTCACGGGGCTGCCTTCCGCCGAGACACGTCAGTGGCGCGGGCTCGTCAGAAGTTAAACAaaccaacaagaaaaaaaaaagaacaaaagtgcTTCTTCGTTTTCGACAAGGTCTGTGATATAGTGAACAGTGGGCTCCGTGAGCTCGTGCTTCGAACGACCGACGgcctgtgtgtgtttgtgcgtgtgtgtgtttgtcgtGCTTGCGTGTACATATGTGGACTGGAAGCCGGTATTCGGAAGGTGTGCCGTTGCATCGCATCCACCGGTGGTTTTCAAAGCCAGGCACCTGTACGCGTACGCGCGCTTAGAATGCGGACAATCTTGCAGACCGAACGCGCGAGCTGCGTgctggcggaaaaaaaaaacgaagtgtcggtggcatttttctttcgcgtcgttgttgctacTTTTTGGCGATTTGAAGAGGACAGTTGTTTGCTGATCCTTGCCTCCCCCGGCTGATGGCATTTAAGACCTGTTATAGTCAAGTTTCCACGCTTTTGTGTTCTtcctgtggctttttttttttcttcttcaagtcAGGATCGAAAGATGAAATGGTTGTTTATAGTATTGTGGTGCTCCCAGTGCCGCGCATGGGAGGTGTGCAGGCTATGTGAAAATTTGTTAATACGTATGTCATTCTGATGCGTAGTTTAAGGCATTTCACTAACGTGCTCGTGTCAGTGCAGTTTATATGTCGGCTTTTCTCGTCGTGTTATTATGTGGTGCAGTGTTGTTAGCGATGTGTTTTTGGTGAGACGCTGGTGACTTTCTCGCGGCTTTTATGCAGTGTTGATCACGCTTGTCTAGCACGAACAGCTTTCCGTCAGTTGCTTTCttggcacacacaaaaaaaagcagcaatgaagcaattcttcctttctttccttttatttggaGATGGAATGTGCAGTAACAACTCAATCAACTAATTTATGCGGCGAGTCGCCACACCGCGGTATTTCGTGTTCTTTGTCGCTGCATGAAAATATTCGTCCGAGAACAACTTCGCTCTAGGCAACAGTGATCGACGCTGTGTTAATGCTGCTTTGAATGGTAGGTGTTCGCATCCAAGCATTTTTCGTCGTAAGCTGCTTTTTATGGCCAACTTTTTTCAATTCATGACGGTGTGCCGTTttggaacaaaaaaagaaaagctgtagaCCGCGTAATTTTAACACCCGGCTATAAGTCAATGTGAACAGTCAATTTAGTTAGTTACCTGCATCTCCCATATtaagaaaatagaagaaaaaaagcaccGAAGTGTTGTGCCAAAGATCATAATGCGCGGTAATGAGCTGCGTGCTTACATTTGAAATGTT
Coding sequences within:
- the LOC126541919 gene encoding protein Wnt-6-like encodes the protein MDYAVRWFAAAWAVLFLALLLRTATTVKVSEGVNGISHFNRRRLIDPKMEAYRESMAMRWQLIMEPARVCKKKRLLRGRKARICRKEPKVVREIARGVDLGIRECQNQFRFHRWNCSTLRSSMKKVLMKDTREAAFVDAIVAAGVVYALTEACAQGRLLDCQCRRRHNAANHLQGRTGCDHYVDFGYHKSRDFMNRKRVGDLRATILSHNYEAGRQAVRLHLERVCRCHGMSGTCSLKTCWRKLPTFSKVGLRLKQRFQGAVRVTAGNSGKGFVPESVRPPGREDIVFSEESPDYCDPDRRTGSLGTRGRLCKLGSQGPDDCRTLCCGRKVRNRQTVVSVACNCTFQYCCNVTCQTCLETVHETTCL